In Telopea speciosissima isolate NSW1024214 ecotype Mountain lineage chromosome 10, Tspe_v1, whole genome shotgun sequence, the DNA window aatttgaaccAGTGTTTTGTTTCGTACAactcgagatactcgaaattctcGAGATCTTGGCCGAgttttaatgagttttagtactatggccGGATCAAGTCCACTCATGCTCCGATGGAACCGACATGCATTGTCTTCCATCTGCATGACGTatgaatgccacatcatagtgttcgagaagaaacaagagtagTTTCTTCTAAAGCAGATCGAGATATCCAAAACTTTCAAGACTTCACCGAAATTTCTGAGGTCTcggcgagttttagaactatgccTGTGTAAACATAGAAAACCTCTAGTGCGACCACTGGTTCGAAAACCCTCTTTCTGgtcactatgggcccacccaagtgtACAGTAACCAAAATAATGGCAAAGCTGTAAATATTCCAAAGTTTATAAGGGTAGTGGTAGTTTGGTAAATAAATAGAATCTTAAAGAGTTACTTAGAAAGATATAATTAGGTAGGGATGCAAAGGGAATTTGATTTATGGATAAGGGTAGACTTGGAATAAAGatcaaaataagaaataaagagaTTAAAGGATGAAGAGAGGGGTAATATGGGAAGACCAAGGTTATGGTGTTGTTTAAAATCAATTCACCAGTCTCCTTCAACCTCATGGTAAGAGGAGAAATCAGACTTGCTTTGGTTTGACAAATTCTCTCAATAGATCTCTCTCTGGCCTGAGATTTCAGGAGGATCGCAACTACGAGACCTATTAAAGTGATCAATAACAGAACTCAAAGGTCAAAGGAGTAAAGATATGTTTGGCTCTGCACCTTGGTTTGGCAGTAGAAAACGAGATCATCTCTGAGTTTGAAATAGAACTCTCAATAGGATAGGTTTCAAGGAACAAGACTCTGCAGAGGTCGCCTATGGAAGGGCTTCGTTCACTCCATACCTCAGACCCAATGGAATCAAATCTTTTGCGGCTCAGTTGGTTCGACAGTAGCAGGATTTGGATAGATACAGGGAATAGCaggaataaaagagagagaacaagaaagaaagaagaggagtgAAGAGGGAGaaccaagaaaatagaaagaaggttcaGCGAGGAAGACCGTACCTGAGAAGAGGGACTCTCAATCGAACCTGGAAGAAGAGAGTGAGGGAAACTGCATATGCACAATAACACAACTCACCACTATGAGAAAATCTAACTCTCATTGAATTCTACCATTCCATCGTAGGAGGTTACATATATAAATTGATGTTAATCGTAAAAAAAGAatcctataaaatagaaactatgtACTGAGGAAACTAATTTTAGCAAGGAAACTAAACAAAATAGGGAAACTACCAAATATCTCCTACCTAATCTATCTTCCCTAATTTAAACTCAAATAAAATGAAgattacaaaaataaccccaagaaACAATTAATCTCCCTACTAACTTGTTGGTCACAAAACTTTGGATTGTGCCGGTTCTGTCTTGTTTTGGACTGCCAAATCTGTTTGTTTTGGTGCAACCACGCTAGTTCTACAGCATCAATCTCTTTGCTGCCCTCGAGATTCCAATGGCAGAACCTTTGAAATCTCAGTTTCTTCTACCCACCCCCCTTAATTTCTACTTTTTATGTGTTTTAAGCCCCATGACATCTTTACCTTAACCCTTGTTTCCTGAGTTTCCTTTCAATCTACTCAATTCCTAATTTTTCAACTTACAGAACTATTACACAACCCGTCAGATATCTTTTCTGCAAAATGCAAGCCTTAGCTTTGGATCACGGGGATGCTCAAATCTTCTTGAATCGATTTCATAAACCAGACTTCCTGATACTGTAATAAGCTGTCTCCAGATTCACGTTTGACAAACCTTCCATGAATTATATCCTCCATAGATTCATTCATGAGATCTTTGACATCTAAGATGtgtcatttatttttttctgcaGATGTCCATGGGCTGTTAATGATGGCTTCCAAGGCTCTCTAAATAAAGTCAACAAGAACTTTCTGatagttttatttatttcacgtgtgtcatttattttttctgcaaATGCCCTTGGGCTGTTAATGATGGTTTCAAAGGCTTCAATTGTTTGCAGTTGATTAATTCAAAGCCCTCTCAGTTGTGCCACCCATTGTTTCATCCCTGCAGCTTGGGATGGATGGAAGTGATcatttatatttgtatttaCACCTCATATTTCCAGATTTTTCCTAGCTTAATCGACCCTTTCTCTAATGCTTACACCACATACACTGACTTTCTTCCATAATATCATGAGTGCTCTTCACATCTGTTCCTCCAACTCGCTCATTTGGTGAGACACATGGTGACCTTTTCATTGAGTGAAAGTACCATATAATTGACAATGTTGTTTAAATTCCATACCCAACTTTTCTGTGCGACGGCGTAGTGTAAACTTCAGGGTAGCTACAGTATACACATTTCTGATTTCACTTCTGGAAGTGGATATTTTTTACAGCTGAAGtcaagtataaaaatatttctATAATATTTCTTTAGATTCTGCCACATTATTTTTGTATGGCATTAAACGATTATTGATTTGATGAGGAAATGTGTTTTGATGTCTGTGTGCTTGTTCATGAGTTTTATCTGCACAATATGATTGCAGTTGCTGTATGGAGAAGACTCCTCTCTTGCTGATGTTTTTGGACACCTAGAACGGAACAGGTGAAATGCATAAGTTGCTTCccaatttttctttcccttctgtTTTTCCTTAGTTTCTCGTTATAATTTCTCATCTTATTGTTACTAATTTGTACTTGAACTGACCTTCAGGAATCAACTGGGGATAGCAGAATACAGCTTAAGCCAATCAACACTAGAAACTATTTTTAACCATTTTGCTGCAAACCcatagttatttttattttgtcgCCATAATACTTTTGTTAATGTTCAACAGAGAGGAATGGGTCCCCAAGTTATTGTCAGGTGGATCAGTCTCTCTTATAGTAAAAGAATCAAGATGTATAGGAAGGAAAAATTAGCCGCCCACTTCATTGATTTTAAGCCATTTGTAAATAGCAGGGAGCATCTTTCTGTAAATAACTGAAAGCTTTTgcaatttgaaattaaaattttcttcataAGCTTTCTGTCGAGCAGTTTCGATAATTGTATGTTGGAGCTTTTTGTGATTCTAGCTCTACTGAATCAGGATGGTCACAACTTATTGTAGCTCTGAAACAAAACTGTGACAGATTCTTCAATCAAGAAGGAACCCTTAATTTTGTAATCCGAAGATTGTTAGGGGTGAATCGATTTTATAGGTTTTGCTTGCTGATATatacttcaaaatttgaaatgtaTATAGGTTCGATATCCTGTGAGATTGGAATTCTAAGtgaattcttttttatttccctaCGATAACAAATTTGAGAGGGTAAACGTATATTTCTCTATGAGTAACCTTGAAACCCTACGACATGGGTGTGATTGGGCATAATTCTGGGGTTTCTTTTATTGCAGAGAAACACCATGAAATCCTCTCAAGGGTCCAAATTTCAAATCTAGCCATTGGTTTGTTTATTCAATgaagagaaagcatagcaaCTTTGAGAGAAAGGTGTCCACATATTTAATgaagagaaagcatagcaaCTTTGAGAGAAAATCACACACTGACATCGTgtactttcttttttcatttgtgctattatattatatttaatgGAAAGGTGGACACAATTAGCCAAATTGCTTACGAGGCAACTATATATGGCATAATTTTTTTGCTGATATGGTAAGTGTATAGGTTCATTAAGGCTCCAATCTTACTGGTTGGAAGGGGTACCTTCCCCAGGTCATATATTACATTTGAGCCTAAATGATGTCAAACCAAATCGTCAGACCTGTTTAAAAATCACTCATAGTTGAATGACTTTCCGTAATATATGGTTGACCATCAAATTTTAGACTTGAAATTTGACAATTGATTAATCATAGTGAATGGCCAGAAGATAAACAACCCCCCAGAAGACAAACAATTAGGTAATATTACCCTGAAATCCTCCAAAAAGTCATTGTAgtgcagaaaggaaaaaaaaaaaaaaaagttggaccGAGTTTCCTCCACCCACACTGTAGGGCAAGAGAGGGTGGGAAAGGGTAtcgaaagggtattttggaacatactaaaatcatAAGAGGGGTTTGTaaaccttaggatggtgggtgaacggtgaactgtcctctatgggtggagggaaactcagtccAGAAAAATATATAACAAGACTGATGTCATGAACATgaaaattattccatttccagTTGGCTTGGATTCAACACCCGAAATTCCACAAATTTATTGCTTCTCCTTAGGGATCTATTCAAGCTGAGAACCTGATGGTTAAATTAAATGCAATCTCCCTTAGGCTGAAAAATTGGAATATCAAGGTGTTTGGAAGATTGGAGAAGATTAAAAATGAGGCATTTGAAAAAATTCGATCTCTGGAATGTTGCACTTTGACAGACCAATCATTATCCCAATTACAGCAGGTCTATAAGACTCTTAAGTTGATTCTTGAGGCAGGGGAGATTTTCTGGCTGCAGAAATCCAGACAACTATATATTTCAGATGGAGATAGAATTATAGAAATACTCGTTATAACCACTTCTTTGCTAAATAGAATCTTCGGTCTCGGAGAATTTGTTTTCTTAAGAATTCTAAAGGACAAACAATTACCTCAACCCTAGAAATTTCACATATCTTTGCAACTCATATCCAGGAAATTTTAACCTCATCCAACCCCCTTGATTCATCATTCATTGAATGTTTATTTTCACCTCTCCAATCTTCTCTGGATTTTCTATCCTTGACTTCTTTGCTAACCcttgatgaaataaaaacagCAGTGTTTAGCATTGGAGATCTTAAATCTCCTGGGATTGATGGTTTATCTGCTAGGTTTTATTATCATTGTTGGGATATAGTTAATCCTAAAATCATCAGTTTTGTGCATCATTTTTTCTCTTCGGCCTATATTCCTCCAGGCATTAATCACACACTTCTCACCCTCATTCCAAAGGAGAATGCTTGTGTGTTGGAAGACTATAGACCTATTAGTCTGTGCAATGTCTTTTACAAAATTCTTACAAATCGACTTAAAGGCTTGTTACCTGATATAATTTCTCCTTCCCAGTTTGCTTTTATCAAAGGTCGACAGAGCTCTGATAACATTGTTATTGTTTAagaaattttttactttttgaaaaagaaaaagaaaggaaaacaaggTTTTTTTGCCTTAAAACTGGAAATGTCCAAAGCTTATGACATGGTGGAATGGAGCTTTATTATTTCCATCTTTAAATTCCTTGGATTTGACCAATCTTGGATAAATATTATTTCCTCAATTCTGAAATGTTCGTGCTCCATCAAGCTTGAGGGAAGCTGTTTGATTTTTGTGAATCATCCCGAGTACTCTGGCAAAGATGTCCTCTTAGTTCGTACTTGTTCATCATTGCCATGGAATGCTTGTCCCATCCACTTCAAACTTATAGGGATCTTGATCTTTTTTGAGGTATTAAGATTGCACGTACTACCCCATAGATTACTCATCTGTTCTTTGCAGATgacactttatttttctgttgtGCAAATCTTAATGACATCCATACTCTGAAGTCTATCCTTAATCTCTTTGAGTCCTTATCGAGGCAATAATTGAACATGTCCAAAAGTGgagtctattttagttgtaACACTCCTAAATCACTTCAACGAAAAATCTGTTAAGACCTTGGAAGTCCAAGTGATGGATAACACATCTAAATACTTGGGTACACTCATCTTCCCTCATCGTTCAAAAACGTACATCGCTCTCTCCCCTGATTAATAGAATGAACAACGGACTCTCTGATTGGAAATGTCAGTTCCTTTCCCAAGCAGGAAGATCTTTTTGATAAAACCAGTCCTACATGCTATCCTTACCTACCAAATGTCCTGTTTTCTCTTCCCAAAATTCATTTGCCAGAAAATAGACTCCATTTGCAGTGGTTTCTGGAAAGGTTTCAGCACACCTCATAAAGGCTTTTTCCTTATATTCTGGGAGAGTATCTGTACTACAAAAAAGTCTGGAGGGTTAGGAATGAGGACTCATTGGAACCATAACCGTGCTCTAATTCTAAAATTGACCTGGAGACTCTTTAATGAATCTTCTAGTTTATGGGCTCGGGTTCTCAAATTTAAATATTTCCCATCTTCATCTCTTTTGAATCCATATAAAAAATTTTCCTCTGGTTCATGGACTTGGAATAGCATCCGAACTCTTCTCCCGACATTCAGACGAATCACTCATTGGTGCATATGTACAGGTCACAAAGTTAATATCTGGACTGATCCATGGATCCCAGACAATCTTCAAATTAGAATTCTGCCATTTTTCAATTTCCAATACCCACCTTTCTCTACTACTAATGAGCTTCTCATTAATCGTTCATGGAATACTTCCTTAATCTCATCCTTATTCCCTAACCAAATCAGTCAATGTATCATTAATATTCCCTTCTCAGAAACTCCACATGAAGATAAATTCCTTTGTACATTATCAAAATTGGGACGATTCTCTACCAAAGTTGTTGCTGCTTTTCTCGCAAATCAGTCTAATTCTTGTTCCCTAAATGACCCCCTTTGTGGTCCAAATTATGGAAATTGAATGTCCACCCaaaattcaagatttttttgTGGAAAGTCTTTCAAGATGGACTGCCAACTAGGGATAAACTCCACTGGATGAATCTGAAATCTGATTCCTGTAGTATATGCCAGGATACTTCTGAATCACCTTGGCATGttttttatcttgtaatttGGCAAAAAGGATTTGGTTTGCCAGACCCCTTGGCCTATGTACAAAATTTTTACAAGGTACTACTATCAAAGAGGTTTTTCATAACCTGATCAACAATCCATCCTTGACAAAAAGAGATGGAAATCGCATTTTATGCATTGCTAGTATTACAATGTATTTCATCTAGCAAAACAGGAATCGAGCTATCtttgaaaattacaaaattcaCCCCACTAGTATTATGAGGAATATCTTGAGATGGGTGGGAGAATATAATCTTTTTTGCCCCCTGGAAGATACATTACAGGAATCCCAGGATAACCTCTCTATATCATAgttgcttcttcctcctccaatggAATTCTATTTGGACCTCAACTACACAGGATAACATCATTTTGATTGCAAATGATAGTTTTAATCAGAGATCAAAACAGGGAGATGgggttttgtaattttctaCAACACTGAGTTGTATGCATCATCTATGGACTATGGAAATGCAGGAACAGAACAGGAAACAGAGGTCAGGGGACTCAGAGAAGGGCTCCAAAAAGCACTTCTATTGGACTGTCAAAAACTAACAATCTGGACGGACTCGGAGGAGCTCAAGAACTGAACTACTAATCAAGAAAAGTACCCATGGCCATGGGAACTCTTATCACTTTTTGTCAGATGTCAAAAGCTTTATGGACTCATTTTGGTTTGTAAATATTATTAAGCAACCTAGACACCTAATACAGCCAGCTCATAAACTAGCAAACTATGCTAGGACTGAACATATATCATCATCATGTATGTCATATACTGTTcctattatattttaatttaaatatctttgtttcatcaaaaaaaagtGGCAACAGATTACTATAAAGATTTGGATGGTTCGAAGTCAGATCGAGATCCATCCTCATATTTGGTTTTAGCTTCAACGAGGTCAGCCCATGCTGGAGATGTCCATAAACTGAGAAGTTTTTCTTTGAAAGAAGTAGCAGACGGAGGCAGATGGAGAAACTGTAGGAGGAGCTGGGCCAAAAATAGGAGGTAGTGACtgtaagaaaaataataagatgGGCAGAAGTATAAGACTAATCTATTTTGTATGACAATTTGTATGTCACCGAAATATCCTTGTAAAAAATTGGAGAAGGGATTGTTAGCACCAATATCATCATTTTGTTTGCATTGAATCAGCAAACCTATACTTGAGTTGAGTCGTACTAACATACTGTCCTAAAGGTATTTGAACATCCAGAATGTTTGCAAACTAGGTTGACCTTACATTCTCACCttcaagatgaaacaactccaAGTGTGAAAGTTATACTCACTAACTCATTGACACAATAAttgaaaggaaaacaaaatttaatatTATTTCAGAACAATGTTAGAGAAATAGATAAGACCTCCTCTTTTTATataggaaaggaaaaaacaCTACTAAAATTagatgtctccaaaagatatgcTCCAAAACATGTCTCTTCCCACAAAACTTGTTTGTTAGCCATTCAAACAAGACTTCCAATAGGCACATtcattggctatttaggtgtctattaggaaaaGACTCCACCCTCTAACAcaccttttataaaataaaataatgtttTGAATCATtcattttaaaatcatttaaaattccaacaaagacaacgCAGGGAGTCTTTGGGGGCCATGATCGGATAGAGGAATAGAAGGCCAAGGGTCAAGAGGTAATGGAAGAAGAGTGGGGGAACTGAGGATTTTCCATCTCATAAACaaaagttaataaaaaaatgtttcatttatgggttttcttccctcctatggaatttttttggtcttttagtATTAACTTATGTGAAGCATGGTTTGAAAACTCGTCTTGACGAGATCGAGGTTCTAGAGATCTCggtgagagtttttttttttttttttttttttatttcgagGTGATGTTTTGGTGGGCAATTGAtcatagttggctccgaaatttttaagggaagcttgttttaggtttaataaacatatttaaatctttaaattaaaaaaaaaattctcaatttagtgttttggatttgcactcTTGGTTGGCAGTGAAGGCCAAAcctttaatgtaatattgcttattctacacattgtttgaatgatatgagacataattagcaagtaaaacaagtaaattatgcaataatggatgaagacacaatattgaataattatttaagataTAGCTAAAAGACTTAAAGTGTCTGCTACAAACCACAAGATATAGTAAAGTGTTCAcgatgcatattacatagacacccaacccaagtacaatgaataatacataagacatagacaccttactaccctagtcttccacatctcaactcccaagtcccaaaaatacaatactatgagtattaaggaggtcgagattctcgaaatattcgagatttccctaagattctcgaaatatttgaaatttcgGTCAAGTTATTTGAAACTAAGCATATTTTATGTCTCGTATGTCATCTCGTCTCGAGAAGCTTGAGATTCTCAAGATATTcaagatctcgccaagatctacGCCTAAGCTAAGCTTGGAGATGTGAATCACTTCTGTATTAAAAGTGGTAAGTTTACATAACACTTAAAACAAAGAGGTGTCTTTCCTAGGGTTTTAACATTACCGTTTTAGTTAAGGATCTCAGTAGGGAATGATGTTCTTTCTCATGCCCATTTGCCAACATCCAGAGAACCCACCTTCTACTATCTTCCACTCCAAATTTTAGAATTGAGTTTCCGATTTGGTGGGCCCTTTATGCCAGAAACGAGAGAAACCCcatccctctctttcctttttgtgtCCCCACAGGAGGGACATGGGGACATAAAAATGGGGATCCTATCAACTTGTTCCAACCTGGGATAATAAGCTTATGAGCTTGATCTTACTTCACCATCGAGAAACGATAGTAGGATTCCATCTCCAAGCTTAAATCAGGCATAGCTTGCTTCTGTTTAGGTGCGAAGCAGTGTCAAACCACACGGAAAGCTTTAGCTTGCTTCGAATTCTTCAAGGTTTTACTTTTTAAGAGCTCTCACACCCCCCATCTTGTAGGCCCAAAGATACAGTTCGCTTAAGAATTCAAACCAGCTAACAAAACCCAGGCCCCCTTCCCTtcatcccccaaaaaaattccaaaaaggaACAGTACTTGAGGACAAAAAGAGTAAAAAATGTCCTTTAAGCAATAGCTGATCAATGGAACTCTCATTTCTCTAGAATCCAGATATTTAAAGCTACTAAACATACGTTCTCACAGATCGACTATCTTTCATACATTCTTTTCCTATGAACATCCCCAACAAATGCATTGTTTGAACACAACTTTATACTATTATTAGCACGGAGGAGAATGTCAACGCTATTCCCAACACAAAATTCACaaactttctttttcctttttacagCTCTATTAAATACAACTGAAagcttcaaaagcatcaacaaaaCTTCTCAAACAATATATTTTCTACATGCATGTAGTAACTTTATGGAGAATTTTAGCATCTTCATTCCTCCTGATGAAAGAAAGTATATGTTGAACTAGTCTCAGTCTTTGTAACCTGAAGCACAAAGCATGATCTTGTTATAAGATGAACTCGTTTAGGGATTACCGAAGACAAGCCTCAGCACGCAAAGTGTGTTGAGAATGTACTAATTGAGATATACTACTTTTTTTGGtctcattaaaaaataaataagagtaCTTTCCACCATTTAATTGCTAAGTAGGAAAAAAAACACTAGTAGATTAAATACTAACCTCTGTAGTGCGAGGAAGTCCGGTTGGAAAGACGGGAACTAAAGAACTCCACAGAATAGAATCTGCTAAGGGATCAATGGAATTGTAGTTGGTCACAAGCGGTGCTGACAAGAATGGTGCCAACGGATACAATGTCCTAGGATGAGGCATTGCACTCATGCCTAATGGAACTTCCACTCTatcactaccaccatcaccacttGCTGATTTCTCAACTGCCTTGCCATAGTCTAtcttcttgtttttgttgttgctgttgtcgTCGTCGTTGTTGGTGGCTGCGGTAGTTCTAATGGTCGTAGAGATATTGTTTTCATTCTCATCGTTCTCTTctttatccttcttttttaaCGCTTTCTCTTGCAAACTCTTGTATGCAGGAGACCGTGACAAGATGCTCAATGCTGACACTGGtgaaccttttttctttttgccttCATGGGAGAGTCCCAACTGAGGCATCTGGTATGGCTCAGTGGACTGTATGGCCCACTCTAGTGTTTTAAGCTCACTACCAACATCTTCTGAACCTCTCTGTTTAGCTTCTTCTGATGATTTAGTGGGAGCATCTGTTCGACGTATCTTTTTGGGTCCCCACCACTTGATGTAATTTGTTAGATCAATTTTCCTCTCAATACAAAAACCACCTGTGTATTCACTTTCTATTGCCGCATCCTCACTGGCACCTATAATAGGAGAAacatcacatgactggtaaccAAAATCAGAGACAGTAATTATGTTCAAAAGCTTTGTAAGCATTGTGAATTCATTGCAAACAAGATGCTGTGGGAGAGAATCTCTTTGGAAGCCATGTTATCTGAAATTTTAATGTTCAGTTTATTAGTCAATTGTCACATgctaaaaaggaagaaatagcCCCATTGAACGTTGGAGTATCCCATTGAACATTGGAGTATCTCTTTGAAGGCTTACCATACTGTTTGCTGTTAAAGTACTCGGGGCCAGTCATACGACCAAAGGATGGCTCCCATAGATTACTTTGTGATGGcctgaaataaaattaatacATTAGGAATTAATGAGAAGTGTTTTTACATAAATAAAGCTGGAAGTGACAGCGACAAACAACAATTGAGAATAAAATACTacaaggattttttttctccaaacaTTTGAGTGATTAATTTTTATAATCGATAGAcgaaaataaattttcatttgGATTATGGGCAAATATTGTAAAGAGGGTTCTTAATGAGCATTCTATCATCTGCCATGAAGTATAGATATTTTACGATAAAGATTCTTAGTACTAGTCTTCTTAGCTTTTACCAAACTAGCACCatggtactaaaactcggaactcgaccccaCTCGACCCTAGAAAAAACCTAGTTGTCTTGAGatatctcgagatcttggtcgagttggtgcattttttttttcaactcgaaacctggtttcagtgcgttttagacctagtttgggtctgaaacttggtactcagcctattttaggtcatttaaacacaatggcactatcagattttgtaaaaacaaagtccaaataggagtttcacttcggaccctaggttggtaggcaacaacgtactaaaataccctactctacacataatttagtaatagaaagcaatcaaaacattcaattaatgtaaaacaagttaaataagcattagaaatgttaaagtgatatatcaaactgtttaacaatgttacaactaCCATCACATAAAATTTGATTGAATCACGCATTCAGTCCCCACtagtgccacatagtcttcccatgtcatagtggtGTTGGACTATTGCAGATAGTTTTCCACAGCAatcatataagagttgtcatcagcatatgccaagtcccctatcctagggtatagacAAATCAACTATCCGGCAGGTTGTACGTTGACATCCAAAGGTAAAAAAATGAGCTCACAGCCTTCACAGGGGAAGAAAAGAGATTTTGGACAGAATTCAATCGAGATATCTCAAGTTCTGTCGAGTTACGATATTTTTAAAGGATAACctgagatctcgaccgagatattgcacttttagaACTTGTACTAAGTCTCGTCTCAATCCCTTGGAAAACCGAGATGTCGCGAGTTCTCGATTTATGACTAGCACACAACAAGAAATGCTACATAATGATAGATGAACGATTGGAACAAGACTAGGTAAAATTAAAGTAGAGTATGTACAAAAAAGGAACTAAAAGGCAGCTAGCAAGAACTAGGAAAGTCAATTAAGATGATTTGAGTCATGTATAGTGAAGACCATTTATCACACAAATGAGGAGTAATCTGGTGAAAGTTGAAGGCAAAGTTACTGAGGGCAGGAGGCACATGGAAGGTGTGCATCTGACTGAAGTGAGATGACATGTACATATTGATATACACAGAATCAGATCTCCTCTTATGATATACCAACAACACCACAACAAAGTACACCATGCCTCAAGACAgtctattttttcaaaatctctaTTTTACTCCATCGACTCTCTACAAGACTCGAAGGAGTGGGAGACTTATTATATACACAGAATCAGATCTCCAATAATATGACGACacatgttgtaatatgggttcaggggtagAAAAGTCATAAGGATATTTTtgtccttgtactcattccagaatgttcttctctttattataaataaagatggttgtagtcactctaaaccagtattcacggaattcaacatggtatcagagccaaaaatattccaaGGATATcggaattaaatttttttttcttttttttctttttttctctttcgaTTCGTGATTCTGCCCTAAGGAAGCCTACCGCCAACCCCTCCACCACCTAGCGCCACCCCCGACAGGTCCTCCACCACCTCTCACCGCCTCCGCCAGGCCCTCCACAGCCTTCCGCCTCCTCCATCAAGCTCCGCCAGCCCTCCACCACCTCCCACCATCCCCGCTAGGCCCCGACAGCCTACCCACCACCTCCGCCAGGCCCCGTAGgcctcttccttcccttccgcCACACCCCACCAGTCCCGCGGGCCTCTCGCCTCCTTCTTCTTTCGCGAGAGGCTTCTCCCTTGCTACCTTTTTCCTAAACCCCCTTTGGTGGTGGGTTGACTCCCATCTTCCCTCCTTATggtctaaatttttttgggggatttatttctgtttttcttaCCAATCATCAGGCCTGACAACTCTGAGATCACTTCTACCTCATCTGGTTCAGATGGTTCGTCGCAACGTGACTTCATTCCAT includes these proteins:
- the LOC122641838 gene encoding AP2-like ethylene-responsive transcription factor At2g41710, which gives rise to MASSSSEPGLKVEGGGGSGSGGGGSGSGGGEASDAVLANDQLLLYRGLKKAKKERGCTAKERISKMPPCAAGKRSSIYRGVTRHRWTGRYEAHLWDKTTWNQNQNKKGKQVYLGAYDEEEAAARAYDLAALKYWGPGTLINFPVSDYSRDLEEMQNVSREEYLASLRRKSSGFSRGMSKYRALSRPSQSNLWEPSFGRMTGPEYFNSKQYGASEDAAIESEYTGGFCIERKIDLTNYIKWWGPKKIRRTDAPTKSSEEAKQRGSEDVGSELKTLEWAIQSTEPYQMPQLGLSHEGKKKKGSPVSALSILSRSPAYKSLQEKALKKKDKEENDENENNISTTIRTTAATNNDDDNSNNKNKKIDYGKAVEKSASGDGGSDRVEVPLGMSAMPHPRTLYPLAPFLSAPLVTNYNSIDPLADSILWSSLVPVFPTGLPRTTEVTKTETSSTYTFFHQEE